A part of Acidobacteriota bacterium genomic DNA contains:
- a CDS encoding VWA domain-containing protein, translated as MISILQTGPARRRPRLGGLLGTAALLSTALLAPDLALSSAAFAQAPAGTPPEAAKSSPVTVTLDSPNAFQPAFGEVVIDAVAVSEQPVERVVFYVDGLVVGETREPPHRLTVDLGDDVDSHRFEVLAYGADGTTGRAVMTTPGMRVDAEISVQLQQLYVTVTVDGERGQDLQAEDFVVLDEDKPQTLVTFARGDIPFTAVVLLDSSSSMAGGKLQSALQGARTFFDGMQRLDEGKLVVFSDRVLHSTPFTTFPEVLSAGLGRVRAEGGTALNDHLYVSLKQLEQRQGRRVVVLLSDGVDSHSVLAMDDVLRLARRSQALIYWLRLPYRDGATAGSPPALTTPWRNSESYAQEFEILGETVAESGGRILDLASVAQVSEAFSEILAELREQYVLGYYPTRSLKDGSWREVEVRVRRPKAEIRSRGGYVDQ; from the coding sequence GTGATCTCAATTCTTCAAACTGGCCCAGCGCGCCGTCGGCCGCGGCTCGGCGGCCTTCTCGGCACCGCAGCCTTGCTTTCCACCGCACTGCTCGCCCCAGATCTGGCCCTGTCCTCCGCGGCCTTTGCGCAGGCTCCTGCAGGGACTCCGCCAGAGGCAGCCAAATCCAGTCCGGTGACCGTCACCCTCGACAGCCCCAACGCCTTTCAGCCCGCCTTTGGCGAGGTGGTGATCGATGCGGTGGCGGTATCGGAGCAGCCGGTGGAGCGGGTGGTCTTCTATGTCGACGGTTTGGTGGTGGGGGAGACCCGCGAGCCGCCTCACCGGTTGACCGTGGATTTGGGGGACGACGTCGACTCCCACCGCTTCGAGGTCTTGGCCTACGGCGCCGACGGCACCACCGGCCGGGCGGTGATGACCACCCCCGGGATGCGGGTGGACGCGGAGATCTCGGTCCAGCTGCAGCAGCTCTACGTCACCGTCACCGTTGATGGAGAGCGGGGGCAGGACCTGCAGGCAGAGGACTTTGTCGTTCTCGACGAGGACAAACCTCAGACCCTGGTGACTTTCGCCCGGGGAGATATCCCATTTACCGCCGTGGTGTTGTTGGACTCCAGCTCGAGCATGGCCGGGGGCAAGCTGCAATCGGCGCTGCAGGGGGCTCGAACCTTCTTCGACGGCATGCAGCGGCTGGACGAAGGCAAGCTGGTGGTGTTTTCCGACCGGGTGCTTCACAGTACCCCGTTCACCACCTTCCCGGAGGTCCTGTCGGCGGGGTTGGGACGGGTGCGGGCGGAAGGGGGCACCGCCCTCAACGACCATCTCTACGTTTCGTTGAAGCAGCTGGAGCAGCGGCAGGGGCGCCGGGTGGTGGTGCTGCTCTCCGACGGCGTCGACTCCCACAGCGTGTTGGCCATGGACGATGTCCTACGGCTGGCCCGGCGCAGCCAGGCGCTGATCTATTGGCTGCGTCTGCCCTACCGTGACGGCGCCACCGCCGGCTCGCCGCCGGCTCTCACCACTCCGTGGCGCAATAGTGAGAGCTACGCTCAGGAGTTCGAGATCTTGGGAGAAACGGTGGCGGAGAGCGGTGGCCGCATCCTCGACCTGGCGTCGGTGGCGCAGGTCTCGGAGGCTTTCAGCGAGATCCTCGCCGAGCTGCGCGAGCAATACGTCCTCGGCTATTACCCCACCCGCTCCCTCAAGGACGGCAGCTGGCGCGAGGTCGAGGTACGGGTCCGCCGCCCCAAGGCCGAGATCCGCAGCCGCGGTGGCTACGTCGATCAGTAG
- a CDS encoding tetratricopeptide repeat protein, with protein sequence MPICLWFVLILPGWTLPAAALPEIESVAAGGLDTRAAALLLSGQEGGDLPSAVAAFPRPAEKSGAGGVDLIVDLAGGGLLEGLAEDQPLIVEIYAYALDQSSEHGGPGSSPGSGGGVRGYLTQAFFIEDEELRSQLASVGVKFLGHLPLPPGTYSLRVMVLHRRADRFSLEVLPVRVPGLEAPVQEVVAPQAGEAAAGASEEIESPAPPPPPPPPLGPRPRTAEDPMLLESAEPWILVRRSGMKSPGAAPWVVGQQRWVPAARPVLAGEEPRPVLSTNPDLSLRILDPVDRQVLWQGTAVAKSEAEGDEFAGRRWLELPATGLGPGEYLLQAGEESQEAEPLEVQIATVGPGMAGEEGEGRGRVGPWFALQRGRLDTVASADLGAPPAADPVGTPEDGSRAIQQAYLEALLALGGELPGSERTGSEQTGTARETVAAFERAQMAGGTPRRQNRLAQAEVQAVLQMVQLANGDSTAVATLVWLHEQLYRDYHHRKEYLLAVHSRSQVLRLGQIYVQRTPDGREAGRTLAAALVSMAGYLQEVGSNLSAAQTYDQALELSRDYPPALLGLAVLREAYGEYDEAVKLLRRMIRRQPENSEARLRLGVNLRRSGNSRQADEILRRCLGEDNPRWVRTIAYQELAELAVAEERPAEAVELLRQGLAELPGEARLAIQLAAVLDRLGRSAQASAVLEDMEALGVSRRPSARFRYGRWPRASLLQARRMLREQGREHLPRMVDLVERLVRYRQGGEDGEEASP encoded by the coding sequence TTGCCGATTTGCCTGTGGTTCGTCCTGATCTTGCCGGGGTGGACGCTCCCGGCGGCGGCTTTGCCGGAGATCGAGTCGGTGGCTGCCGGAGGCCTCGACACCCGGGCAGCGGCGCTCTTGCTCAGCGGTCAGGAGGGCGGCGACCTGCCCTCTGCCGTGGCGGCTTTTCCGCGCCCTGCTGAAAAGAGCGGTGCCGGCGGAGTGGACCTGATAGTAGACCTGGCCGGTGGTGGCTTGCTCGAAGGGTTGGCGGAGGATCAGCCCCTCATCGTCGAGATCTACGCCTATGCCCTCGACCAATCTTCGGAGCACGGTGGCCCGGGGAGCAGCCCGGGCAGCGGCGGTGGAGTCCGCGGTTACCTCACCCAGGCCTTCTTCATCGAGGATGAGGAGCTGCGCTCCCAACTAGCCAGTGTAGGAGTCAAATTCCTCGGTCACCTCCCACTGCCTCCGGGCACCTACAGCCTGCGGGTGATGGTCCTCCACCGCCGCGCGGATCGATTCAGCCTGGAAGTCTTGCCGGTCAGGGTGCCGGGGCTCGAAGCGCCGGTTCAGGAGGTTGTTGCGCCGCAAGCCGGCGAGGCCGCTGCCGGGGCATCGGAGGAGATCGAGTCGCCAGCCCCACCTCCGCCGCCGCCTCCTCCTTTGGGGCCGCGGCCGCGCACCGCAGAGGATCCCATGTTGCTGGAGTCTGCCGAACCGTGGATCTTGGTCCGGCGGTCGGGGATGAAGAGTCCCGGTGCTGCTCCCTGGGTGGTGGGCCAGCAGCGGTGGGTGCCGGCGGCGCGGCCGGTACTGGCCGGTGAAGAGCCACGGCCCGTTCTCTCCACGAATCCGGATCTTTCACTGCGCATCCTCGATCCCGTGGACCGCCAGGTGCTGTGGCAGGGGACGGCGGTGGCGAAGAGCGAGGCGGAGGGCGATGAGTTTGCCGGGCGGCGGTGGCTGGAGCTCCCGGCCACCGGTTTGGGGCCCGGAGAGTATCTGTTGCAGGCGGGAGAGGAATCGCAGGAAGCGGAGCCGCTGGAGGTGCAGATCGCGACGGTCGGGCCGGGCATGGCAGGGGAGGAAGGGGAGGGCCGAGGGAGAGTCGGGCCATGGTTCGCTCTGCAGCGCGGCCGTTTGGACACAGTGGCCAGCGCGGACCTTGGAGCGCCCCCCGCTGCTGATCCGGTGGGAACTCCCGAGGACGGTTCCCGAGCGATTCAGCAAGCATATCTGGAAGCGCTCTTGGCCCTTGGGGGCGAATTGCCGGGAAGTGAACGGACTGGCAGCGAACAGACGGGGACAGCCCGGGAGACGGTGGCGGCCTTCGAGCGGGCTCAAATGGCCGGTGGCACGCCCCGCCGGCAGAATCGCCTGGCGCAGGCGGAGGTTCAGGCGGTCCTCCAAATGGTGCAGCTGGCCAACGGTGATTCGACGGCGGTGGCGACCCTCGTCTGGCTCCACGAACAGCTCTATCGGGACTACCACCACCGGAAGGAATACCTGCTGGCGGTGCACTCTCGGTCCCAGGTGCTGCGCCTGGGGCAGATCTACGTCCAGCGCACCCCCGATGGGCGTGAGGCAGGCCGGACTCTGGCGGCCGCTTTGGTGAGCATGGCGGGCTATCTTCAGGAGGTGGGCTCCAATCTGAGCGCCGCTCAGACCTACGATCAGGCTCTGGAGTTGAGTCGGGACTACCCACCGGCACTCCTCGGGCTGGCGGTGCTGCGGGAGGCTTACGGTGAGTATGACGAGGCGGTGAAGCTCCTTCGCCGGATGATTCGCAGGCAGCCGGAGAACTCCGAGGCGCGGCTGCGGTTGGGGGTCAACCTGCGGCGTTCCGGCAATTCTCGGCAGGCTGACGAGATCCTGCGCCGGTGCTTGGGGGAGGACAATCCGCGGTGGGTGCGCACCATCGCGTATCAGGAGCTGGCGGAGCTGGCGGTGGCGGAGGAGCGGCCGGCGGAGGCGGTGGAGCTGCTGCGTCAGGGACTTGCGGAGCTGCCCGGTGAGGCGCGGCTGGCGATCCAGCTAGCGGCGGTCCTGGACCGCTTGGGCCGTTCCGCTCAGGCTTCGGCGGTGCTCGAAGACATGGAGGCCTTGGGTGTGAGCCGACGCCCATCGGCGCGCTTCCGCTACGGCCGCTGGCCTCGTGCCAGTCTATTGCAGGCCCGCCGTATGCTCCGAGAGCAGGGGCGGGAGCACTTGCCCCGGATGGTGGATCTGGTGGAGCGGCTGGTGCGCTACCGCCAGGGAGGTGAGGACGGCGAGGAGGCATCACCGTGA
- a CDS encoding VWA domain-containing protein, which yields MWRFSSAQCRPMPVEDRGRSRRSSIPALCLMLGLVLGALGGILGVPGTAEATPQEPASQEARTGGGAAGQENLGGPALFRDRIQVYVVNLEVLVTDAEGQPVTGLQRDDFVVMEDGQPVEITLFNAVEGGRALGGALENLPATAEAMEESEVATPRETPDSLIIFVDDTNLSINNRSRLLARLRDFLTEHWRDGLRVMLVSNDRELVIRQGFTTAPREIFDSLDQLEDMVVEGSQFNLERNRLLEDIADLNVEAGSGLFHTRGSDAVTSQEELNEEVTTQARALVPQMRAHSQQRLDQVRRSLGVLQRFVDTLAGIPGRKAVLYASDGLPLRPGEVLFEAWAERVSQMAGLSTTFSAGLESGRYDATSKLVGGVADANAAAITFYTLSAAPPSTIRGADRGRGIWSARLASLEEQGRHDSMRLMANATGGRAALAGGVLDSTLVSVLQDFDYRYSLGYESKPRVEEEPRRFRVGLREARKGWEVRYRTSYQDKSADEQAVERTLTALVLPGEENPLGVELEVAEMKAREDGSFEVPLLVHVPLANLVLIPGEAHHEAQVSMFVAARDELGRTSPVNKHLCPVRIVNSELLVALGRSAACGMRLQMREGSQRLAVSVQDELAQVHSTVALNVDVPPPAAETEAASPEATGDPSQGGAGGVTQEGDR from the coding sequence ATGTGGAGATTCTCGTCAGCGCAATGCCGTCCCATGCCCGTAGAGGATCGAGGCCGTTCGCGGCGTTCTAGCATCCCGGCGCTTTGCCTGATGCTGGGGCTGGTTCTGGGGGCCTTGGGGGGGATCCTCGGGGTGCCGGGTACTGCTGAGGCAACCCCTCAGGAGCCTGCCTCCCAAGAAGCTCGCACAGGGGGCGGAGCTGCCGGGCAGGAGAACCTCGGCGGGCCGGCGCTCTTCCGCGACCGAATCCAGGTCTACGTGGTCAATCTCGAGGTCTTGGTCACCGATGCCGAGGGGCAGCCGGTGACCGGCTTGCAGCGGGACGATTTCGTGGTGATGGAGGACGGCCAGCCGGTGGAGATCACTCTCTTCAACGCCGTCGAGGGCGGCCGGGCTTTGGGCGGGGCGTTGGAGAATCTGCCAGCGACGGCGGAGGCGATGGAAGAATCCGAGGTGGCGACACCCCGCGAGACTCCGGACAGCCTGATCATCTTCGTCGACGACACCAACCTGTCCATCAACAACCGTTCCCGCTTGCTGGCGCGGCTGCGGGATTTCCTCACCGAGCATTGGCGGGACGGTCTGCGGGTGATGCTGGTGAGCAACGACCGCGAGCTGGTTATCCGCCAGGGCTTCACCACCGCCCCGCGAGAAATCTTCGACTCCCTGGACCAGCTGGAAGACATGGTGGTGGAGGGATCCCAATTCAACCTTGAGCGCAACCGGCTGTTGGAGGACATCGCCGATCTCAATGTCGAAGCCGGCAGCGGCCTCTTCCACACCCGGGGCTCCGATGCGGTGACCTCCCAGGAGGAGCTGAACGAGGAGGTCACGACTCAGGCTCGGGCCCTGGTGCCGCAGATGCGGGCTCATAGCCAGCAGCGTCTCGACCAGGTGCGGCGCTCGTTGGGAGTCCTCCAGCGCTTCGTCGATACTCTCGCCGGAATTCCCGGGCGCAAGGCGGTGCTCTACGCCAGCGACGGCCTGCCCTTGCGGCCGGGGGAGGTGCTCTTCGAGGCCTGGGCGGAGCGGGTCTCCCAGATGGCGGGTCTCTCTACGACCTTTTCCGCCGGCCTCGAATCGGGCCGCTACGACGCCACCAGCAAATTGGTGGGGGGGGTGGCCGACGCCAATGCCGCCGCCATCACGTTCTACACCCTCAGCGCCGCCCCACCCTCGACGATCCGCGGCGCCGACCGGGGCCGAGGGATCTGGTCGGCCCGGCTGGCCTCGCTGGAGGAGCAGGGGCGCCACGATTCCATGCGGCTGATGGCGAACGCCACCGGTGGCCGGGCGGCGCTGGCCGGCGGCGTCCTCGACTCGACCCTGGTGAGTGTGCTCCAGGACTTCGACTACCGCTATTCCCTGGGCTACGAGTCGAAACCGCGGGTGGAGGAGGAGCCGCGGCGCTTCCGGGTGGGGCTGCGAGAGGCGCGCAAGGGTTGGGAGGTGCGCTACCGCACCAGCTACCAAGACAAGAGCGCCGACGAGCAGGCGGTGGAGCGGACTCTCACCGCCCTGGTGCTCCCCGGCGAGGAGAATCCTCTGGGCGTCGAGCTCGAGGTGGCGGAGATGAAGGCCCGGGAGGACGGCAGCTTCGAGGTGCCGTTGCTGGTCCACGTACCGCTGGCGAACCTGGTGCTGATCCCCGGCGAGGCGCACCACGAGGCCCAGGTGTCCATGTTCGTGGCGGCCCGCGACGAGCTGGGCCGCACCTCGCCGGTGAATAAACATCTCTGCCCGGTGCGCATCGTCAACTCCGAGCTGCTGGTGGCCCTGGGGCGCTCCGCGGCCTGCGGCATGCGGCTGCAGATGCGCGAGGGCAGCCAGCGGCTGGCGGTGTCGGTGCAGGATGAGCTGGCCCAGGTCCATTCCACCGTAGCGCTCAACGTGGACGTGCCTCCACCGGCTGCGGAGACCGAAGCTGCGTCTCCGGAAGCCACCGGTGATCCGTCCCAGGGTGGTGCCGGCGGCGTGACCCAGGAGGGAGACCGCTGA